One window of Mauremys reevesii isolate NIE-2019 linkage group 4, ASM1616193v1, whole genome shotgun sequence genomic DNA carries:
- the LOC120404462 gene encoding aldehyde dehydrogenase family 3 member B1-like isoform X2, with protein sequence MNPYVGLVSSLRSAWLTGKTRAAEHRISQLEALGRFLDDKKQPILDAMASDMRKPPFEVEISEIILVKNEVNYALNNLSSWMKDEFVEKNLVTQLDTAFIRKEPYGVVLIIGPWNYPLNLILVPLVGAIAAGNCVIIKPSEISSSTEKLLAETLPSYLDKDCFAVVTGGPAEMTQLLENKFDYIFFTGSPQVGKIVMAAAAKHLTPLTLELGGKNPCYVADESDLQNVANRLVWGRCFNAGQTCVAPDYVLCSAETQEKLLPALRHAITQFFGPEPRESPDFARIISDKQFQRIRALLGSGRVAIGGQTDERERYIAPTVLADVQPSDPAMQEEIFGPVLPIVTVPNVDEAIAFINRRERPLAMYVFASDSKLVHRVLERTSSGGFGANDTIMQMTLISLSFGGIGNSGLGLYHGKFSFDTFSHHRACLLRSMGLETINALRYPPYSERKQGLVLSTFEIKRKGTCTLL encoded by the exons atgaaCCCCTATGTGGGTTTGGTGAGCAGCCTGCGCAGTGCCTGGCTCACGGGGAAGACGCGCGCCGCTGAGCACCGGATCTCCCAGCTGGAGGCGCTGGGCCGCTTCCTGGATGACAAGAAACAGCCCATCCTGGATGCCATGGCCTCAGACATGCGCAAG ccccccttcGAGGTGGAGATCTCCGAGATCATCCTGGTCAAGAACGAGGTCAACTACGCACTCAACAACCTGTCGAGCTGGATGAAGGATGAGTTCGTGGAGAAGAACCTG GTGACTCAGCTGGACACGGCCTTCATCCGGAAGGAGCCCTATGGAGTGGTGCTGATCATCGGGCCCTGGAACTACCCCTTGAATCTCATCCTGGTGCCCCTGGTCGGGGCCATCGCGGCCG GGAACTGTGTGATCATCAAACCCTCCGAGAtcagcagcagcactgagaaGCTCCTGGCTGAGACGCTGCCCAGCTACCTGGACAAG GACTGCTTTGCTGTGGTGACCGGGGGCCCTGCGGAGATGACCCAGCTGCTGGAGAACAAGTTCGACTACATCTTCTTCACAG GCAGCCCCCAAGTGGGCAAGATCGTGATGGCAGCTGCGGCCAAGCACCTGACGCCGCTGACGCTGGAGCTGGGGGGCAAGAACCCCTGCTACGTGGCCGACGAGAGCGACCTGCAGAACGTGGCCAACCGGCTGGTCTGGGGGCGCTGCTTCAACGCGGGGCAGACCTGCGTCGCGCCCGACTACGTGCTGTGCAGCGCGGAGACACAGGAGAAGCTGCTGCCCGCCCTGCGCCACGCCATCACCCAGTTCTTCGGCCCCGAGCCCCGGGAGTCGCCCGACTTCGCCCGCATCATCAGTGACAAGCAGTTCCAGCGCATCCGGGCCCTGCTGGGCAGCGGGCGCGTGGCCATCGGGGGGCAGACGGACGAGAGGGAGCGCTACATCG cccccacggTGCTGGCAGACGTGCAGCCGTCAGACCCTGCCATGCAGGAGGAGATCTTCGGGCCCGTCCTGCCCATCGTCACCGTGCCCAACGTGGACGAAGCCATCGCCTTCATCAACCGCCGGGAACGGCCGCTGGCCATGTACGTCTTCGCCTCCGACAGCAAG CTGGTGCACCGGGTGCTGGAGCGGACGAGCAGCGGCGGTTTTGGTGCCAACGACACCATAATGCAGATGACGCTAATCTCACTGTCCTTCGGTGGGATTG GGAACAGCGGGCTGGGCTTGTACCACGGCAAGTTCAGCTTCGACACCTTCTCTCACCACCGCGCCTGCCTCCTGCGCAGCATGGGCCTGGAGACCATAAACGCCCTGCGCTACCCCCCCTACAGCGAGCGCAAACAGGGGCTGGTGCTCTCCACCTTCGAGATCAAGCGCAAGGGCACCTGCACCCTGCTGTGA
- the LOC120404462 gene encoding aldehyde dehydrogenase family 3 member B1-like isoform X1, which translates to MDTKGDIPGKAATGSDTGKTDSKAAGMNPYVGLVSSLRSAWLTGKTRAAEHRISQLEALGRFLDDKKQPILDAMASDMRKPPFEVEISEIILVKNEVNYALNNLSSWMKDEFVEKNLVTQLDTAFIRKEPYGVVLIIGPWNYPLNLILVPLVGAIAAGNCVIIKPSEISSSTEKLLAETLPSYLDKDCFAVVTGGPAEMTQLLENKFDYIFFTGSPQVGKIVMAAAAKHLTPLTLELGGKNPCYVADESDLQNVANRLVWGRCFNAGQTCVAPDYVLCSAETQEKLLPALRHAITQFFGPEPRESPDFARIISDKQFQRIRALLGSGRVAIGGQTDERERYIAPTVLADVQPSDPAMQEEIFGPVLPIVTVPNVDEAIAFINRRERPLAMYVFASDSKLVHRVLERTSSGGFGANDTIMQMTLISLSFGGIGNSGLGLYHGKFSFDTFSHHRACLLRSMGLETINALRYPPYSERKQGLVLSTFEIKRKGTCTLL; encoded by the exons catgaaCCCCTATGTGGGTTTGGTGAGCAGCCTGCGCAGTGCCTGGCTCACGGGGAAGACGCGCGCCGCTGAGCACCGGATCTCCCAGCTGGAGGCGCTGGGCCGCTTCCTGGATGACAAGAAACAGCCCATCCTGGATGCCATGGCCTCAGACATGCGCAAG ccccccttcGAGGTGGAGATCTCCGAGATCATCCTGGTCAAGAACGAGGTCAACTACGCACTCAACAACCTGTCGAGCTGGATGAAGGATGAGTTCGTGGAGAAGAACCTG GTGACTCAGCTGGACACGGCCTTCATCCGGAAGGAGCCCTATGGAGTGGTGCTGATCATCGGGCCCTGGAACTACCCCTTGAATCTCATCCTGGTGCCCCTGGTCGGGGCCATCGCGGCCG GGAACTGTGTGATCATCAAACCCTCCGAGAtcagcagcagcactgagaaGCTCCTGGCTGAGACGCTGCCCAGCTACCTGGACAAG GACTGCTTTGCTGTGGTGACCGGGGGCCCTGCGGAGATGACCCAGCTGCTGGAGAACAAGTTCGACTACATCTTCTTCACAG GCAGCCCCCAAGTGGGCAAGATCGTGATGGCAGCTGCGGCCAAGCACCTGACGCCGCTGACGCTGGAGCTGGGGGGCAAGAACCCCTGCTACGTGGCCGACGAGAGCGACCTGCAGAACGTGGCCAACCGGCTGGTCTGGGGGCGCTGCTTCAACGCGGGGCAGACCTGCGTCGCGCCCGACTACGTGCTGTGCAGCGCGGAGACACAGGAGAAGCTGCTGCCCGCCCTGCGCCACGCCATCACCCAGTTCTTCGGCCCCGAGCCCCGGGAGTCGCCCGACTTCGCCCGCATCATCAGTGACAAGCAGTTCCAGCGCATCCGGGCCCTGCTGGGCAGCGGGCGCGTGGCCATCGGGGGGCAGACGGACGAGAGGGAGCGCTACATCG cccccacggTGCTGGCAGACGTGCAGCCGTCAGACCCTGCCATGCAGGAGGAGATCTTCGGGCCCGTCCTGCCCATCGTCACCGTGCCCAACGTGGACGAAGCCATCGCCTTCATCAACCGCCGGGAACGGCCGCTGGCCATGTACGTCTTCGCCTCCGACAGCAAG CTGGTGCACCGGGTGCTGGAGCGGACGAGCAGCGGCGGTTTTGGTGCCAACGACACCATAATGCAGATGACGCTAATCTCACTGTCCTTCGGTGGGATTG GGAACAGCGGGCTGGGCTTGTACCACGGCAAGTTCAGCTTCGACACCTTCTCTCACCACCGCGCCTGCCTCCTGCGCAGCATGGGCCTGGAGACCATAAACGCCCTGCGCTACCCCCCCTACAGCGAGCGCAAACAGGGGCTGGTGCTCTCCACCTTCGAGATCAAGCGCAAGGGCACCTGCACCCTGCTGTGA